A window of Picosynechococcus sp. PCC 7003 genomic DNA:
ACGGAAGGGGTTTGTCATGGTTATGCTCGTATTCGGCAAACTAGGGTTCCCGTCTGGACGATTATTTCTTTTTTAAAACAAGGGGCAAATTCTGATGAAATTTTAGAAAATTATCCGATGCTCACTTGGTTAGATATTACAGCGGCTCAAAGTTATTATAAGGATCATCAAACTGAAATTGATCAAATTATTGCGGCATAAACAGCCCCTAAATCCCCAATTTGGGGACTTTCTACTGGTGTGCTGATAGGCGATCGCCTTTATCTTCTCTCTTGTTCCCCCGATTCGGGGGCTAGGGGGCAATACAACCCAAGGTAAACATATGCGATATCGAAGAATACGCGGCACAACTCCCGAAATTGAAGCCGCAGCCCGTCGCCTCCGAGCCAATCTTACGCCCGCAGAAGCAACACTCTGGGAAGCTCTCAAAGGTAAACAACTTGATGGATTCAAATTTCGCTGTCAACATCCTGTAGAACAATTCATCCTCGATTTTTATTGTCCTAGCTATAAGCTGGTGGTTGAGATAGATGGTGAAATTCATCGCGATCGCCAAGAATACGATCAAGCCCGCACTGAAAAACTAGAGACATTAGGTTATCGAGTGATTCGCTTTAGCAACGATGAAGTCATCCATAATTTAGGTGATGTTTTGGAGCGTATCAGAGCGCAATTGAGAAGCCCCTAGCCCCTAAATCCCCGTTCCGGGGACTTTCTACTGGTGGGATAGATAATCTTTTATTCCCCCAATATTGGGGGTTGGGGGGCATATTCCCCCGATTCGGGGGTTAGGGGACTTATTCCCCCCAAATTGGGGGGTTAGGGGGCTATCATGAGGGAATACCCGCGCTAATTTGACACTCTATGACCACGCCCCAACGTAAATCCGTTTTCATCGAAAAAATCTTCCCTGTAAATCTCCTCAATCAGCAGGTCTACTTTGAAAATGGCGGTAATCCCTTCAAAGGTCTCCATCGGTGGTACTCCCGCAAACCTCTTTCCTTTAGTCGCGCCTCCGTGTTGGGTTCTCTGCTGCCTGCGGATGTGACCATGGAGGAATTTGAGTATTTGCTCGGTCTGGACAAACCCAGAAACAATGAATCCGAACTAGAACGGGACGATCGCCACCAAAGAACTCGCCTCTATAAAACGCCGCCATCCCCTGAGCGGGTCAAGCAGGTGCAAGCTCTCTGTGAAGCCCAATGGGGTGACAAAACTCCGGCGGTGTTGGATGCCTTTGCGGGGGGGGGTTCGATTCCCTTTGAGGCGGCGCGGTATGGCTTGCGGGTGTTTGCGTCGGATCTCAATCCCGTGGCGGTGGTGACGATGAAAGCGGCGATCGCCTTTCCCTTAGAGTTTGGGGCGGAATTGCAGCAGGATATTGATCGCTGGGTGCAATGGGTTGGTGAACAGGCGGAGGCTCGCTTAAACGAGTTTTTTCCTGCCCCCGAAGGTGAAACGATTCAGAATTATCTCTGGGCGCATACGGTGCAATGTCCTCACTGTGAATCGACTGTGCCGCTTAGTCCGAATTGGTGGCTTTATAAACGTCCTGAAAAGCAAAATTTACATAAATGGTGTGCGGTTAAACCTGTGCCGAATCTTGCTGAAAAACGGGTTGATTTTGAATTGATTAAGGGCAAAAAGGGTAAAGGTAATACGATTCAAACACCCGATGGTGATTTTGATCCAAATGATTTTGCTACGATTGGGCGCGGTGTTGGCAAATGTCCAAATTGTAATGAAGTAATTGAAGATCAAGTTATTAAAAATCAAGCGACTAATGGCGGTTTAGGTCATCAACTCTATGCAGTTGCTTTCAGAAAAGGTAAAGGTAGTTTGGAGTTTAGAATCGCACAGTCAGAAGATTTTTATGGAATTCAATTAGCTAAAAAGAAACTCAAAGAAATTGAAAGCTCGAATAAAAGTTATTTGATTCCAGATTTAGAAATCCCATATGGACATATGACCCATGAAAGAAATGCAACAGTTGATTTTGGTTTAGGTAATTGGAAAAACTTTTTTAATCCTAGACAGCTTTTAACGTTGGTGACTTATGTTGAGATTATCAATGAAGCGAAAGAAAACATAAGGGCAAAGTTAGGCGAAGAAAAAACCTCGGCGATCACCACTTATTTAGCTTTAGTTTTAGATCGATGTGTTGATTTAAACTCTCGCCTATCCAATTGGGTTCCGGGAATGGGTAGTGCTGCAAGAGCATCAGCGTCTCATGCACTAAACTTGATGTGGAGTTATCCTGAATTTCAAGGATATCAAAAACTATGGTCGCAAATGTCCAAATTTGCAGATGCTTATATAGAACTTTGTGAATTACTTGGTACAAAAATAGATTCATCTAGTCTAAACCTAGAAACCCATACCGAAAAAAGCTTTTATATTGAATCTATCTCCGCCGATAGCCTGTATCATTTGGCAAATCAAAGTATTGATGCAGTCATTACTGATCCGCCCTATTACGGAACAATTCAATATGCTGAAATGTCTGATTTCTTTTACGTGTGGCAAAAGCGCATCTTAGGCGATATCTTCCCCGAACTCTATTACACCGAACTCACCGACAAAGACCGCGAAGCCGTCGCCAACCCGTCCCGCTTTCGGAACATGGGAACCAGCCCCAAAGACCTCGCCGATCAAGACTACGAAGCCAAAATGCAAATGGCATTCAGCGAATATTACCGCGTGCTAAAAAATGACGGCGTAATGACCGTGCAATTTAACCACAAAGACTCTGGCGCATGGGATGTCCTCGCCCAATCCCTAATTACCGCCGGATTTGAGATCACCGCAAGCTGGGCAGTCAGCACCGAAAACCCAATTAACCTGCACCAAGCCCAGAAAAACAGCGTATCCAGCACCGTCCTCTTAGTTTGCCGCAAACGCGACCCCAACAGCGGATCAGCATGGTGGGATGACCTCCGCCCCGAACTCGCCCGACTCGTAGAAGAACGCGCCCCCGACTTTGAAGCCAACGACATCACAGGCATTGACTTGTATTTAAGCGCCTTTGGCCCCGCCCTGAACGTCTTTAGCCGCGCCTGGCCCGTGCTAGATAGTTCCGGTCAAGAAATGCGCCCCGAAGTAGCCTTTGAAGAAGCCCGCAAAGCCATTTCCCATTACCGCCTAAATAAACTCCTGAACCAAGAAACCAGCGGCTTTGATGCCCTGACCCAGTGGTATATCCTCGCTTGGGACACCTTCCAAGCCCGTCAATTCCCCTTCGATGATGCCCGACAATTGGCACTGGCTGTCGGTGGTTTCGATATCACCAAAGATCTCAAAGGCGAACACAAACTCATTAACGCCAAGAGCGGTAACTGTGAACTACTCACCCCGACCCAACGTCTGAAAAAACGCGCCTTTTCCGTCAGTCCGGCAGACTTTAGTTTCACTTCGGCGATCGATGCCCTCCATGCCGTCATAGCGATTTATCAAGAAGAACAGGCGATCGAACCCGTGCGGCAATTCATCAAAAAGACCGAACTCCTCGCTAATGACCAATTCATGAAAGCGTGGGAAGTAGCATTACGGGCAATCCCCCACATCCGCGACGAGAAAAAACGCATCCCAGAGGAGAAAGCATTGGCGGATCTCTGGTTGGCGATCGATGAGATCAAGGCGAAAGTGCGTTATGTCACCCCAGAGGATGAGGAGGGCAGTGGGCAGGCGGTTCAGGGGAGTTTGTTTTAAGCCCCTGAGAAGCCCCTAAATCCCCATTCTGGGGACTTTCTGCTGGTGTGTTGCCCCTAAATCCCCATTCTGGGGACTTTCTACTGGTGGGGTGGATAGATCGGCGATCGCTCTTCTGTATTTCTTCGCTTCTCCCCAATTTGGGGGGCTAGGGGGGCAAGAAACGCCCCTAAATCCCCATTCTGGGGACTTTCTACTGGTGGGGTGGATAGATCGGCGATCGCTCTTCTGTGTTTCTTCGGTTCTCCCCAATTTGGGGGCTAGGGGGACATAATGACCCTAAATCCCCATTCTGGGGACTTTCTACTAGTGGGGTGGATAGATCGGCGATCGCTCTTCTGTGTTTCTTCGGTTCTCCCCAATTTGGGGGCTAGGGGGACATAATGACCCTAAATCCCCATTCTGGGGACTTTCTACTGGTGGGGTGGATAGATCGGCGATCGCCCTTCTGTATTTTTCCGGTTCCCCCATTTTGGGGGCTAGGGGGCAAAGTTCCCCCCAATTTGGGGGGCTAGGGGGGCAAAAAGCTCCTAAATCCCCATTCTGGGGACTTTCTACTGGTGGGGTGGATAGGTTAAAAAGGTGGAAGGACATTACAGGCGATGCAAATACTATGAACCTAAGAACTTAATTATGCTGACAACCTACATTAAACCCATCCGTACAGAATCAGACTACGAGGAAGCATTAAGCAGAATTGAAATGCTGATGGAAGCAGAACCAAATACACCTGAATTTGATGAATTAGAAGTCCTGACTACCCTCGTCGAAGCCTATGAAGCCAAAGAATATAGAATAGATGCACCAACGGCGATCACTGCAATCAAGTTCCGCATGGAGCAACAAGGTCTTAATCAACAAGATTTAGTTCCTTACATTGGTAGTAAGTCGAAAGTTTCTGAAGTCTTATCAGGAAAACGAGAACTAAGTAAAAACATGATTCAGGCTTTGCATAAAGGCTTAAACATTCCCCTAGAGTCTCTTTTTCAAGAACCACTAAAGTACAGGTTTCATCCCTAGAACAGGACTATGATTATAGCCAAATTGAATAACAATGGCAGCGAAAGACAAATTCCATGAAGCCGTAAAAATGGATAAATTAAGCCACTATCGCCAAATCATCCAAGATATGCTCAATGAGAAAGCTCAAATTAAACCTATCGGTGGTGAAATTGAAGTGGAGACTATTTTCGATGAAAAAAATGACCGCTATCTCTTAGTTCATCTCGGTTGGAATGACCAACAGCGAATCTACTCCTGTGTACTTCACTTAGAGATTCAAGAACAAAAAATTTGGATACAAAACAACCAAACCGACCAATCAATCTCAGAAGAACTTCTCGAAAAAGGCGTTCCTAAAACAGACATTATTTCAGGCTTACAACCTGCTTATATCAGAGAATATTTAACTTTAAACTCTGCTTAGATATCTGAATAGAATTGTTTTTTCATCGTCATACATTAGAGGTCATAAACATGGAAGTCAACACCCAAGTAAGCAGGGACACTGAAAATAAAATCAATTTCATTCAAGCCCAAACACACCAAGATCTTTCTGAAATCCTTAAAAATGCCATTGAACTCTACTATCAAACCCTACAAACTCCCCAAAAAACACCCCTACAAATTTTAGAAGAGTCAGGCTTTATCGGTTGTGCCTCCGTTGAAAGTGATCTCTCAATCAATTACAAAAAAGTTCTCACAGAAGAATTAAGTAAAAAATATGATTATCGCTGATACAGGATTTTGGTTGGCATTAAGTGATGATCAAGATCAATTTCATCAAGCCGCTAAAAAAGCACTCCAGCAATACCCAGAACCATTAATCACAACTTGGTCAGTCATTACAGAAACCTGTCATTTACTCCTTGCTCGTAAGGGGGCATACGCACAGATTAAGTTCATGCAAGCCCTCAGTAATGGAGCCGCAGAGCTATTTTTACTGCAAACCCATCATCAGTCCCGAATTGTCGAACTCATGACAAAATACGCCGATCTGCCGATGGATTTAGCCGATGCATCCCTTGTTATTCTTGCGGAGGAACTCGGACAGGGAAAAATCTTCTCTACAGACCAACGGGATTTCGGCGTTTATCGCTGGAAAAATACGAAACCCTTCCAAAATCTTTTGATTCCTTAAATCAAACCCAATTTTCTACCTTTAAGCCCGGAACCCGCTCAAACTCCCGCACGTTATTCGTCACCAAAATACGATTTAAGCCTAGGCAATGGGCCGCAATTTGGGTATCTAAAATGCCGATAGGCGTGCCCTGGTGATTTAGATGTGCTCGAAGTTCACCATAAATATGACTGGCTTGACGATCCCAGTCAAAGACATCTAAATAAGCGATAAAATCTTCAATAACCTGATAGTTTTTAGCAGGATTCATTGATTTTGCCGCCCCATACTCTAATTCCGCTAGAGTAATAATCGAGATCCCTAATTTGTGGGGCTCAATTTGTTCAAACTTTTCTAAAACTTGAGGCGGCTTTTCTTTGATGATGTAAATACAAATATTTGTATCCAACAAAAACATCTAGAATAAGTCCTCCCGCTCTTGGGGCGGCTGGTCATCCCGTGTTTCCATAAAATCTGGCGTGGCACAAGGAGCATTGTCAAAAAAATCTCGCCAAGATCGCCGTTTCGGAGACAAAATTACGCGATCGCCTTCTTTATAAATAAAAACTTCCTTCCCCTCAAACCGAAACTCACGAGGCAACCGTACCGCCTGACTGTTGCCATTCATAAATAACTTTGCCGTTTTAGGTTGAGCCATACTAGGGGTATTACACTCAGTAAAAGAATATATATTTCTAGTATATACAGTGAACTGTCTCCCCGACTACCCTTGGAAAATCAGCTACACCAGCGCTCAAGATAACCCGATCGCCGATTTTTATATTCCAGCCCTAGAACGTTCGATCCAATACGACCGCAAATCAGGGTTTTTTAGTAGCGCGATTCTGAGCCATGTCGCCGCCGGACTGGGAACCCTGCTCAACCAAGACGGTCAAATTCGCCTGATCCTCGGTTGTCAACTCAATGCCCAAGATGTCGCCGCCATTAAAAAAGGTTATGAACTCCGAGCGGCGATCGCCCAACGATTAGACACAGACCTCACCCCTCCGAAAAACTTTGCCCAGCTCCACCACTTTGAAATTCTCAGTTGGCTCATCCAAGCCGGAAGGTTAGATATCCGCATTGCCCTTCCCCTCAAACAAAACGGCGATCCCCAACTATTAGAGGAAACCTTAGATTTCAATCACATCTTCCACGAAAAAGTTTGCATCTTTACTGATGCTGAGGGTAATCAACTCGTAACGAATGGATCTGCCAATGAATCCATTAGCGGCTGGGAACTCAATACCGAGTCATTTCAAGTATTTAGTTCCTGGGAAGAAGAGAGAGAACGCCAAAGGGTACAGGAAGAAATCATCCGGTTTGAGCAACTCTGGACAAACCAAATGCCTAGGGTAAAAAGCTTTGCCATGCCCGAAGCAATCCGCGAAAAACTTTTACGCTATACACCCAAACAAAAGCCCCAATGGACACCCACCAAGGATTTTGATACTCGTCCTCTCCCTAAAGCGGCGGAAAGCATGAAGGTTAAAGCTCCTAGTGCTGAATATAAGCCCCTAAATCCCCAAGATGAAGACTTCCCGGATTCTTCTTGCTCCCCCGATTCGAGGGCTGGGGGGCTACCAGATCAGCCCCTAAATCCCCATGCTGGGGACTTGAATACAACTACAGATACAAATTCCCCCCAAGTTGGGGAGCTAGGGGGGCAACTTCCAGAGGCAATCATCTTTGAACAGAAAATGCTCAAAAAATGGCAGAGCTTACCGACCCATGCAGGTTGCCTAAGTTATTGCCTTGATTCCATACCAATTTCCCCCTGGCCCCATCAAATTAAAATCTTGCGTCATGTCGTAGAAAACTTCCCTTGTAGTTTCCTGATCGCCGATGAAGTCGGGCTGGGTAAAACTATTGAAACAGGCTTGATTTTGCGTTATTTACTCGTCTCTCAAAAAGCAAAACGAATTTTAATCCTTGCCCCCGCTAGCGTCCAACCCCAATGGCATAGTGAGATGCGCGAGAAATTTAACCTGCACTTCTGGAGTTATAACAAAGGACAATTCACAGACCCCTACGGCGAACTCTGTCCCCCTAGCGAAAATCCTTGGAATACAAAAAATTTAGTTTTAGCCTCTAGTCATCTTGTGCGCCGCCAAGACCGAATGGAAGAATTACTCGCCGCACAACCCTGGGATGTGGTGATTATTGATGAGGCCCATCATGCCCGCCGCAAGGCTCCCCAACAGCGAAAAGAAAAATTTAATCGCTTACTCCAACTCCTGCAACAGCTACGGGAACGCACAAAAAGCATAATGCTGCTCTCCGCAACACCCATGCAGATCGACCCGATCGAAGTCTTTGACCTGATCTCAGTTATTGGTCTAGAAGGTCACTGGAGCTATGGTGATGTCTTCTGTGATTACTTCGCCTCCCTCGATAATCAACCCAATGAAAATCTACTGAAGTTCTGGCAGCAAATGACGGCGGACTACTTCAAGTATGGCGGTCAGTCCTGTCCTCGATTCCGGGCCTACCTCAATCAAAGCGATCGCCTGCTGGCTTCACGTCTCGACGACTTTTGGAGCGGCAAATATCCCACCATTAACCTCCGGCAATATTTGAACGACACCAAATTTATGGAGCGTTCTAAGGAATATCTCAGTATCCACACCCCCCTCAAAGAGAAGATGTTTCGCCATACCCGCAATACCCTCCGCGAGTATTACAAACGGGGCCTCCTCGAAAAGGACATTCCCCAAAGAGATGTCCAAGATCAGGCGATCGCCCTTGAACCCACCAAAGAAGCAGAACTCTATCGCCAAGTGAGTGACTATGTCCGAGATTTTTATCGACTTGCCCAAAAGGAAAATCGTAAAGCCCTTGGGTTTTTGATGACCCTGTACCGCAAACGATTGACCAGTTCTTTCTATGCCATTCGCGAATCTCTACAGCGTCGCCTAGATGCCCTAATGACCCAGCAAGGTAGTGGTTTGAGCGATGATGACTTACTCGAACTCGAAGACCAAGATGATGCCATCATTGACGGTCTTGAAAGTTTTATGGAGGAGATTCACCCCAAGGAAATCGAATACCTCGAAGACCTACTACGCCAGTTTGAAAATACTGGAGAAGATACCAAATTTGCCCACCTGCTCACCATCCTCCGCCAAGAGTTCCAAAATCGCGATAGTGCCATCATCTTCACCCAATACACCGACACCCTGGACTTTCTGCGGGGAGAACTGCAGCAAATCTATGGCCCCCAGGTGGCTTGCTACTCCGGGCGCGGCGGTGAAAAACTAATCGATGGCGAATGGCGGACTGTCTCCAAAGAACAAATCAAGCGGGAATTTCGCCAGGGGGAAATAAAAATTCTGCTCTGTACTGAATCCGCCAGTGAAGGGTTGAACCTGCAAACCTGCGGCGTATTGATTAACTACGATATGCCTTGGAACCCGATGCGTGTCGAACAGCGAATTGGCCGGATTGATCGCATCGGTCAAACTTTCCCCAGAGTCATCATTCACAACTTCTATTACGACGGCACCGTAGAAGCCAGAGTCTATCAGCGCCTCCGCGATCGCATCCATGCTTTTTCTTCCGTTGTCGGTACTCTGCAACCTATCTTGGCCAAAGTGCCCACCCTCATCGAACAGGCAACCATGAGCGCCGATCCCCAAGAGGAAGATGTTTTATTTTCTGAGTTTGACCACGCCCTAGATGCCCCGCCCTTGCAAGTCACCCTCGACGACATGGTGCAAATGGATGTGGAAGCCGACATCATGAGTATTCGCCAACCGCTGCCACTTTCTCCCTTAGCTTGGCAGGATCTGGAACGGTGGCTCACCACCTCACCAAGCCTCAAGCAAGCCGGGATGATTTTTGAAGATAAAGGCAATCGCCAATGGTCACTGACTCAAAAGTCAAAAACCGAAACAATTACATTTGATCCCAAAACCTTTGAAGAATATTCTTCTTCCCTCAGACTAATGAGCATTGGGGAGCCGTTGCTTCGGAACTTAATCCAAATTTGCCTAAAAGCTCAAAAAAATAGCCTCAGTATGTAGAAATGACTTATCACTCGTGCTATATTATCCGCACGTGGTTATCTTGTCATTCAAACCACTGATTTAGTAGATGAGCTAGAAAAAAATCGTTTTTCCTTTAGAAGCTGCACAGATCGCAAGGTCTTCTTGTGTCTGTCTGTAACTAAAAAAGAGGAAAAACCAGTATGTCTCTACTAAATCTCCAGTTCCGCGCCATCGCTGCCCGTCTCCAAGTTTTAGACAATTCACATCCCGATCTCGCCTTCCCCAAGGTTAGTAACTTGGTACAGACCCATCTCTCTTGGGAACTCGAAAAGGCGATCGCCAAGCGTCAGGATCCAGAAGACCCCCATACTTTTTGGGATCTGCTTAAAATTGATGCGGTTCTCTGTCTGGAAAATCAGATGGGCGAAAAGATCCGGGTCGGTGTATGTCTAGTACCCAATGAGTTCCAAGCTTACAAAACTTTGAACAAGGCTAATCAAGCCGCCTATTTTCAGGTGCGTCGCCAGTTAGGGATTCAAGCTTACTGGGTACTGTGCCTAGATCCAAAGCACTTCCCTAACCAAAACCAATGGGTTGATTTCCTTTACAGAGAAATTGACCTTCAACAGAAGAGTTGTCGTCTGATTTTTGTGTAAAACCCCTGACAGATAGGGAGAGAGAGCATAAAATCAATTATTTCGTTCTCTCTCCCTCCTCAAAAATTCTTGCTGCTGCACCCCATCCAGAATTTGGTCTAGGTTGACGCCTCAAAAACGTTTTGGCGTAAAAGTAGCCCTTCTTTTCCACCACCAGTTACCAGGCCACCACCAGGGGGAGCGTTGGGCCTGGATGAGATACTGCACCTGCTCATTAAGCCTTTCTATCTGCATTTGATATTCTCGGTCATTGAGGCTTTGGGTCTGGATTAGGTGATCAAACTGTTCCTGGAGGCTGGCTATTTGCTTAATAACATCCCTAGCCATTATTTGTTCTGCTTGTAGTTTTTCCGTCGCCGCCTGAATAGACAAAATCAACTCTTGAATAGACTGGTAACCATCGAGGCATTTCAATAATTCAAGAATGTGGGCTTCGACATCAACTAGTGCCTCGTATTTATGATCTAGCGCCGAAATCAGATTTTCTGCGGCCTCTAATGTTTGATTTGTTTTGGCAAAATCAACCTTGTACTCTCGCTGTTTTTGCGTCAAAGTATTGAGGGATTCTAGATAGCGATCGCCTGTTTCTTTTTGCGATTCTAGTTGGGAGTGGGTCTTTTCTGCCTGGTTAATGATCTCCTTAAGTTCCTGAAATATGGCCTGGGCTTTGGCTGTTCCAGAGCTGAGTTCCTGTAAGCGATTTTGACCGCGCTCTTGGTGGTCATGCAAAGCCTCGTTGGCTGATTTTAGGGTCTGTCGTGCGGCTGCGATTTCTGCCATCACCTGCTGAATCTCATCCCGATCCCAAGCTGCCTCTAATAAATTTTCAGCCTTAGTGATCGCGTGCTTCAACATTTTTTCCAGTTCACCCAATGCCATTAAGGTATCGTTATCCTTGAGGACTGCTGGATGATTGTGTGTCATATTTTGAGGATTCATAATCGGGTTAATTTCCTTGTGTATAAACGTTGTCTTGGGATTTGAGAATCTTTACTAAAGCTGTGATCAGATTGCCTTCGGCTTGAGCAATCTCCGGCAGGGGCAGATGTTCAGGATAGGGGATCTGCCGCATTTGAAATCTAAGTCTTGCCGCTTCAACAAATAGATTCACAGCCTCAAGATCATGGGCGATCGCCTCCATAACCCTGTCACATTCAGTTGGTTGAGTATCTTTGAGGGTTGTTATCCTGCGTGCCCCATCCCAATAATGCCCCATGGCCCGGAGGAGAAGACTTTGGAGTAAAGGATTGGCCTTTTCTGCGTTCAAAATTGCTAACTTTGCCTTGAGCTCCTCTAAGGATCGTTCCTGTAACCGCAGGATCATCTCCCGCTCAAGCTCGCTGCGTTCTTCCCCCTTAAAGTTGATTTGATCGAGGACTTCATACATATCCCGATAAAGAAGCACCGACTCCAATTGCAAAGCATCGAGAATGTATTGACGAATGATATTTTTTTTCTGCAAAGCAAGAATCAATTCATCATCTTCTGCTTGTAGCCAGTGGATTAAATTATCAATGGCTGGCTCATTTTTACAATCAATCAGCTCACAGACCGATGATAAATTCGGTAGATACTGTAGAAGGAGTTGATATTGTGCTTCAGTAATGACAATCACGAGCTGAGAACGGGTTCTGGTCAAAAGTGTATACCATTGCCACCAATCCTCTGAGGTTGGTTCTGGTGTGGTCGTTTTAAAAGCATTAAAAACCACAGATGTATCAAATTCTCGTCCCTTCACCTCATGGACATTGAGAAATTCTAATTGATCGTTATATTTCGATTGATAGGTTTCAGCATATAAAACCTTAACCCGACTAACAAGTTTATAGATCAATGATTTACTTGCTTCAATGGCCTTAGTTTTCCGTCCCAAAGATTGACAAAGCTTTTCTAAAAAGCCTTCTGCCTCTGATGAGGACGGATATTTAATCAGCTTTACCTTCTCGCCTACTTTGTAGGCATAGTCAGCCTCAGTCGGTTGATAAGGACAGCGCGCGTTATTTTGTCTCGCATTCTCTAATACTGGTGCTAAGAATAAATTACTAAATTCAAGAATGCGTTTTGAATTGCGGAAACACTTCCAATCCGGTTCCTGCACATTAACGAGTCCCAAGGCACCCCAATCAAAATCAACTGGCATAATTCTTTGATTGAGATCACCCAGCAACCACAGATAGGTCGGTTGACCGGCTTCCTGCCAACCGCGACAGAGCTTTTTAATCGCCTCTAATTCACTCAGCAGATAATCTTGAGACTCATCAATAATTACGGTGATACCGACTCTATCCTTAGTTGGAAGCGTGACCGGAGTTTGCTCCCATTGTTCACAGAGCCGAGTCGCAATATCTGAGCGGGATAATTTATTAATATCTTTGCATGCTTGGTCCCACCATTCCGGAGAAATTCGTTTGAGTACCTCGATTCGATCAGCATTTTCTTGGTAGACCGTATTTTTGGTTTGATCCGAGTCCGGTTTTAGAACAAAAGATTGATAAAGAATCAGATCTCTTTGTCTGATGCCCTGAAAATTCAGGCCAGCTTGGGACTGTTCAGCCCTTTGGGCCAGATCTTGAAGGATTTTTAGCTCCTCATCCGAGGATAACATCGAGGATTCGCTCTCTGGAGAGGCATGTTTGACCCAGTCTTGAAACGTGCCATAGAAAAATCCCTGGGACATATCCGAAGGAATAGATTGCAGGCAATGGAATTCTTTAACCTCTTCGAGTAAGCTCTGGGGCAAAAGAAAAAGGACATTCCAGCCCATTTTGTATAGATCGCAGGCCCGTAGTGCGGCAGTGACCGTTTTTCCTGTGCCTGGGGGACTTTGGGTAATATGGGCGAAGAAACCAATCCGTGGATTTTCTCCATAGTGGCTCACTGCTGTATGTTGACCAATTTGATCGCTCGTCAATTTTTGGGCTTGGGTCATCACCGGGCTGTAATTATAGCCTCCGTTTAGAAAGAAAGACCAAGCGATGTCCTTTTCTCCATTCCAAGTGTAGGCGGGTTCTCGAGGCAGTGCTTTAATATCAATGTCATAGGTATCATCGTTACGCTGCGCGGCATACAGAATCCGGATCGAACCATCCTCTTGATTTAAAATCCAAATCAACCGCAGAGAACTACCACCCCCTAGATCAAGGCGCGATCGCCAATGGTCTGCACAACCTCCGCCTGAAAAGTGAATTGTATTAGGAAAATTACTATCATCGGGCGTTTCTGTAAGCCGCTCAAATAAGCGTTCAGGCACTTTCAGGGAACCTGT
This region includes:
- a CDS encoding helicase-related protein; its protein translation is MNCLPDYPWKISYTSAQDNPIADFYIPALERSIQYDRKSGFFSSAILSHVAAGLGTLLNQDGQIRLILGCQLNAQDVAAIKKGYELRAAIAQRLDTDLTPPKNFAQLHHFEILSWLIQAGRLDIRIALPLKQNGDPQLLEETLDFNHIFHEKVCIFTDAEGNQLVTNGSANESISGWELNTESFQVFSSWEEERERQRVQEEIIRFEQLWTNQMPRVKSFAMPEAIREKLLRYTPKQKPQWTPTKDFDTRPLPKAAESMKVKAPSAEYKPLNPQDEDFPDSSCSPDSRAGGLPDQPLNPHAGDLNTTTDTNSPQVGELGGQLPEAIIFEQKMLKKWQSLPTHAGCLSYCLDSIPISPWPHQIKILRHVVENFPCSFLIADEVGLGKTIETGLILRYLLVSQKAKRILILAPASVQPQWHSEMREKFNLHFWSYNKGQFTDPYGELCPPSENPWNTKNLVLASSHLVRRQDRMEELLAAQPWDVVIIDEAHHARRKAPQQRKEKFNRLLQLLQQLRERTKSIMLLSATPMQIDPIEVFDLISVIGLEGHWSYGDVFCDYFASLDNQPNENLLKFWQQMTADYFKYGGQSCPRFRAYLNQSDRLLASRLDDFWSGKYPTINLRQYLNDTKFMERSKEYLSIHTPLKEKMFRHTRNTLREYYKRGLLEKDIPQRDVQDQAIALEPTKEAELYRQVSDYVRDFYRLAQKENRKALGFLMTLYRKRLTSSFYAIRESLQRRLDALMTQQGSGLSDDDLLELEDQDDAIIDGLESFMEEIHPKEIEYLEDLLRQFENTGEDTKFAHLLTILRQEFQNRDSAIIFTQYTDTLDFLRGELQQIYGPQVACYSGRGGEKLIDGEWRTVSKEQIKREFRQGEIKILLCTESASEGLNLQTCGVLINYDMPWNPMRVEQRIGRIDRIGQTFPRVIIHNFYYDGTVEARVYQRLRDRIHAFSSVVGTLQPILAKVPTLIEQATMSADPQEEDVLFSEFDHALDAPPLQVTLDDMVQMDVEADIMSIRQPLPLSPLAWQDLERWLTTSPSLKQAGMIFEDKGNRQWSLTQKSKTETITFDPKTFEEYSSSLRLMSIGEPLLRNLIQICLKAQKNSLSM